In one Umezawaea sp. Da 62-37 genomic region, the following are encoded:
- the mshC gene encoding cysteine--1-D-myo-inosityl 2-amino-2-deoxy-alpha-D-glucopyranoside ligase, whose protein sequence is MQTWSSIPVPRVAGEPRPLRLFDTATGEVRPTAPGDTARSYVCGITPYDATHLGHAATYLAFDLMHRVWLDNGHDVHYVQNVTDIDDPLLERAARDQDDWVVLGMRETALFREDMEALRVVPPREYVGAVEAIPEIVEAIAKLVADGSAYRVDDAEYPDLYFDHAVTGRFGYESNYDQETMLRFFAERGGDPDRPGKRHPLDALLWRMERPGEPSWASDFGAGRPGWHIECSAIALNRLGTAFDVQGGGSDLIFPHHEYSSAHAEALTGEHPFARHYVHAGMIGLDGEKMSKSRGNLVFVSKLRAQDVDPNAVRLALFAGHYRTDRPWSDGLLAEALERLARWRSATALVAGPSAEDTIARLRDHLGNDLDTPRALAAVDAWAAEALATGGSDHSSPALVRTAVDALLGVEL, encoded by the coding sequence ATGCAGACCTGGTCTTCCATTCCTGTGCCGCGGGTAGCGGGCGAGCCCCGACCCCTGCGGTTGTTCGACACGGCCACGGGCGAGGTCCGCCCCACCGCGCCGGGCGACACCGCCAGGTCGTACGTCTGCGGCATCACGCCGTACGACGCGACGCACCTCGGGCACGCGGCCACGTACCTCGCCTTCGACCTCATGCACCGGGTGTGGCTCGACAACGGCCACGACGTGCACTACGTGCAGAACGTCACGGACATCGACGACCCGCTGCTGGAGCGCGCGGCCCGCGACCAGGACGACTGGGTCGTGCTGGGCATGCGCGAGACCGCGCTGTTCCGCGAGGACATGGAGGCGCTGCGGGTCGTGCCGCCGCGCGAGTACGTCGGGGCGGTCGAGGCGATCCCGGAGATCGTCGAGGCCATCGCCAAGCTCGTCGCCGACGGCTCCGCCTACCGGGTCGACGACGCGGAGTACCCCGACCTGTACTTCGACCACGCCGTCACCGGCCGGTTCGGCTACGAGTCGAACTACGACCAGGAGACGATGCTGCGGTTCTTCGCCGAGCGCGGCGGGGACCCGGACCGGCCCGGCAAGCGCCACCCGCTCGACGCCCTGCTGTGGCGGATGGAGCGTCCGGGTGAGCCCTCGTGGGCGTCGGACTTCGGCGCGGGTCGGCCGGGCTGGCACATCGAGTGCAGCGCGATCGCGCTCAACCGGCTGGGCACGGCGTTCGACGTGCAGGGCGGGGGATCCGACCTGATCTTCCCGCACCACGAGTACAGCTCCGCGCACGCGGAGGCGTTGACGGGGGAGCACCCGTTCGCCCGGCACTACGTGCACGCGGGGATGATCGGGCTCGACGGGGAGAAGATGTCGAAGTCCAGGGGGAACCTGGTCTTCGTGTCGAAGCTGCGGGCCCAGGACGTCGACCCGAACGCGGTCCGGCTGGCGCTGTTCGCCGGGCACTACCGCACCGACCGGCCGTGGAGCGACGGGCTGCTGGCCGAGGCGCTGGAACGGCTGGCGCGCTGGCGTTCCGCGACGGCGCTGGTCGCGGGCCCGTCCGCCGAGGACACCATCGCGCGCCTGCGCGACCACCTCGGCAACGACCTCGACACCCCGCGCGCGCTCGCCGCCGTGGACGCCTGGGCGGCTGAAGCGCTGGCGACGGGCGGCTCGGACCACTCGTCCCCGGCGCTCGTGCGGACCGCGGTGGACGCGCTGCTGGGCGTGGAACTGTAG